In the genome of Halapricum salinum, one region contains:
- a CDS encoding L-lactate permease, translating into MASIVELLLAFAPLFVAGVLLVGFLWPATRAMPLAWLTAVLVGYTVWEMPVDWIAAASIGGAITALTILWIVFGALFLLYVLQQVGAFDRINRGFAAVSDDRRVQIVLLAFFLSTFIEGAAGFGTPAAVVAPLLLGLGFPGLAAVVVAIIGHIIAVTYGAVGTPIIIGIRNPLQAFEAPINGGGFTVVEFADQVAAWAATYHALVGFLMPLIAVMMAVYFFGEERTVRPAFEVAPLCLFAGIAFVVPYWISAWFLTAEFPSLIGSMVGGGITIAVLRAGYLLPDSHWEFPAQESWPDHWVGSVKPGGSNAPTDGGVDLAADMSLLKAWAPYVLLVVLLVVTRASDQISEAIGDASIGATVSDVSLLGTDVGNFTLGIVLGWSQILGTDIGNSIAWMSVPGFWLVVSALAAIPLYRMSGTQVRDALDETLEKLVSPLIALVFVIAMVQVMLQSGNPPGAELDGMIVVLARATADVLGPAYPFVAALIGALGAAMAGSNTVSNITFSGFQFEAAGEVGAPRQLVVGAQAVGGAIGNLVAIHNLVAALATVGLVGQEGRVMRLNFIVLLYYSLAVGVLAMLFSYVLFPTLF; encoded by the coding sequence ATGGCTTCGATAGTGGAGCTCCTGCTGGCGTTTGCACCGCTGTTCGTCGCGGGGGTACTGCTCGTCGGCTTCCTCTGGCCGGCGACGCGGGCGATGCCGCTGGCCTGGCTGACGGCTGTTCTCGTGGGATATACTGTCTGGGAGATGCCGGTCGACTGGATCGCGGCCGCGTCGATCGGCGGTGCGATCACGGCGCTGACGATCCTCTGGATCGTCTTCGGTGCCCTGTTCCTGCTGTACGTGCTCCAGCAGGTGGGCGCGTTCGACCGCATCAATCGGGGCTTTGCCGCTGTCTCGGACGACCGGCGCGTCCAGATCGTCTTGCTGGCGTTCTTCCTGTCGACGTTCATCGAGGGTGCCGCCGGGTTTGGGACGCCCGCGGCAGTCGTCGCACCGCTGTTGCTCGGGCTCGGGTTCCCCGGGCTGGCAGCCGTCGTCGTCGCCATCATCGGTCACATCATCGCGGTGACCTACGGCGCCGTCGGGACACCGATCATCATCGGCATCAGGAACCCGCTACAGGCCTTCGAGGCGCCGATCAACGGCGGTGGATTCACCGTCGTCGAGTTCGCCGATCAAGTTGCAGCGTGGGCCGCGACGTATCACGCACTGGTGGGCTTCCTGATGCCGCTCATCGCCGTGATGATGGCCGTGTACTTCTTCGGCGAAGAGCGCACGGTTCGTCCGGCGTTCGAAGTCGCGCCGCTGTGCCTGTTCGCAGGCATCGCCTTCGTCGTCCCCTACTGGATCTCTGCGTGGTTTCTCACCGCCGAGTTCCCGTCCCTGATCGGCTCGATGGTCGGCGGTGGGATCACCATCGCCGTCCTCAGAGCGGGCTACCTGCTCCCCGACAGCCACTGGGAGTTCCCCGCTCAGGAGAGCTGGCCCGACCACTGGGTCGGCTCCGTCAAACCCGGCGGCTCGAACGCCCCTACCGACGGTGGCGTCGACCTGGCGGCGGACATGTCGCTGCTGAAAGCGTGGGCTCCCTACGTCCTGCTGGTGGTCCTGCTGGTCGTCACGCGGGCCAGCGACCAGATCAGCGAGGCGATCGGCGACGCGAGCATCGGGGCCACTGTCTCGGACGTGTCGCTGCTGGGGACCGACGTCGGAAACTTCACCCTCGGCATCGTTCTCGGGTGGAGTCAGATCCTCGGGACGGATATCGGAAACAGTATCGCCTGGATGAGCGTACCCGGCTTCTGGCTGGTCGTGAGCGCACTCGCAGCGATCCCGCTGTACCGGATGTCCGGGACGCAGGTCCGGGACGCGCTGGATGAAACGCTGGAGAAACTCGTCTCACCGCTGATCGCGCTCGTGTTCGTCATCGCGATGGTGCAGGTGATGCTGCAGTCGGGCAACCCACCGGGTGCCGAACTCGACGGGATGATCGTCGTCCTCGCTCGCGCGACGGCCGACGTGCTCGGGCCGGCCTACCCATTCGTCGCGGCGTTGATCGGCGCGCTCGGCGCGGCGATGGCGGGATCGAACACCGTCTCGAACATCACCTTCAGCGGGTTCCAGTTCGAGGCGGCGGGCGAAGTCGGTGCGCCGCGACAACTGGTCGTCGGCGCCCAGGCCGTCGGCGGGGCCATCGGGAACCTCGTCGCCATCCACAACCTCGTGGCGGCGCTGGCGACCGTCGGCCTCGTCGGTCAGGAGGGGCGGGTGATGCGACTGAACTTCATCGTCCTGCTGTACTACTCGCTGGCCGTGGGCGTCCTGGCGATGCTGTTCAGCTACGTCCTCTTTCCCACCCTGTTCTAA
- a CDS encoding LUD domain-containing protein codes for MTTRSDTYDRFADKAAAYDVELTRTEVESLPETISDMLETPAVGAPLPWDGCSLPESVTTDPTPAQLNAAVSGVTAASLAVADYGSLVLEATPGGAEPASLFVDEHVAVLREQDIVPDMAAAFKWFGDRFRETRGSAIIATGPSATADMGALVKGAHGPKTVHVVVIP; via the coding sequence ATGACGACACGATCCGACACCTACGATCGGTTCGCCGACAAGGCGGCCGCATACGACGTCGAACTGACGCGCACGGAAGTCGAATCGCTCCCGGAGACGATCTCGGACATGCTCGAAACGCCCGCGGTCGGAGCGCCGTTGCCGTGGGACGGGTGCTCGCTTCCAGAGAGCGTCACGACCGACCCGACGCCAGCACAGTTGAACGCGGCCGTCTCCGGCGTCACGGCCGCCTCGCTGGCCGTCGCCGACTACGGGAGTCTCGTCCTGGAGGCGACACCGGGCGGTGCCGAACCGGCGAGTCTCTTCGTCGACGAGCACGTGGCCGTGCTCCGCGAGCAGGACATCGTCCCCGACATGGCAGCAGCCTTCAAGTGGTTCGGTGATCGATTCCGCGAGACGCGCGGCTCGGCGATCATCGCCACCGGCCCGTCGGCGACGGCCGACATGGGCGCCCTCGTGAAGGGCGCACACGGCCCGAAGACGGTCCACGTGGTGGTAATTCCATGA
- a CDS encoding class I SAM-dependent methyltransferase, producing MDVPCVRVARENGEATRQRLDEAELLAHDYEIVHDDGDLFIPVSDSDAVPDDLDVVTRDVPARETQTLPEDILGFEPSYERLGEIVIIDEDDPDRAQEVADAIMDSSLPVETVINRASKVKGEQRVREWDVLAGDGTETVHREYGCEFLVDVAAVYFSPRLATERHRVIEQVDSGEHCFDMFAGVGPFVIPAAKRGATAVGVDINAAAIEYLRENARRNDVEDRVTGICGDVREVAAEYQGWADRLVMNLPHSADEFLETAVELAGDDCVLHFYDIQHEDDPYGPGESAIRAVAEPAGYAVEVETRHTVRSYAPHEVNVCLDVRLTR from the coding sequence ATGGACGTCCCCTGCGTTCGCGTCGCCCGCGAGAACGGCGAGGCCACGCGACAGCGCCTCGACGAAGCCGAGCTGCTGGCCCACGACTACGAGATCGTCCACGACGACGGCGACCTCTTCATCCCAGTCAGCGATTCCGACGCCGTCCCCGACGACCTCGATGTCGTGACCCGGGACGTCCCCGCACGCGAGACCCAGACCCTTCCCGAGGACATCCTCGGGTTCGAACCGTCCTACGAGCGCCTGGGTGAGATCGTGATTATCGACGAGGACGACCCCGACCGCGCTCAGGAGGTCGCCGACGCGATCATGGACTCCTCGTTGCCGGTCGAAACCGTAATCAACCGCGCCTCGAAGGTCAAAGGCGAGCAGCGTGTCCGCGAGTGGGACGTCCTTGCTGGCGACGGGACCGAGACCGTCCACCGCGAGTACGGCTGTGAATTTCTGGTCGACGTCGCGGCGGTGTACTTCTCGCCCAGACTGGCGACCGAGCGCCACCGCGTGATCGAGCAGGTCGACTCGGGCGAGCACTGTTTCGACATGTTCGCGGGCGTCGGGCCGTTCGTGATCCCCGCAGCAAAGCGGGGTGCGACGGCGGTGGGCGTCGACATCAACGCCGCCGCCATCGAGTACCTCCGGGAGAACGCGAGACGGAACGACGTCGAAGACCGCGTGACCGGGATCTGTGGGGATGTCAGAGAGGTGGCAGCGGAGTACCAGGGCTGGGCCGACCGACTGGTGATGAATCTGCCCCACAGCGCCGACGAGTTCCTGGAGACGGCGGTCGAACTGGCCGGCGACGACTGCGTGCTCCACTTCTACGACATCCAGCACGAGGACGATCCCTACGGGCCGGGCGAGAGCGCGATCCGGGCGGTGGCCGAGCCGGCGGGCTACGCCGTCGAGGTGGAGACGCGCCACACGGTGCGTTCGTACGCGCCACACGAGGTGAACGTCTGTTTGGACGTGCGATTGACTCGCTAA
- the artA gene encoding archaeosortase A has protein sequence MLSGVAGVFEWAHQWWAVLSWLVMFVFLAGAVVEMYDREWGRYLLVGGWVVLALFWVSSIYQFVFDQKSITEGIAVVAAIPLSLYVGYLLATGRDRLLMISRGVAVAWLIYLPLSTVPFLRDPLIAVVTDQTAVVLSLIGADFSVVAGNNFPADISLAEPPQSYHQSFFFQFPERNGGYNIVYTIKMACTGVGSMAIFGGLIAAVRAPLKRKLKALAAAVGIIWVLNIARNVFIAYTFGYQRLQVFPDAVMSAFGLQTHLEVSYIVADRIIAQFLSVAALVGITYIVVMQLPEVLAIVEEGLYVITRKEYDLQKALGVGVRADGGVEE, from the coding sequence ATGCTCTCTGGAGTCGCAGGCGTCTTCGAGTGGGCCCACCAGTGGTGGGCAGTCCTCTCCTGGCTCGTCATGTTCGTCTTCCTCGCGGGCGCGGTCGTGGAGATGTACGACCGTGAGTGGGGTCGATACCTGCTGGTCGGCGGCTGGGTCGTGCTGGCGCTGTTCTGGGTGTCCTCGATCTACCAGTTCGTCTTCGATCAGAAGTCGATCACCGAGGGAATCGCCGTCGTCGCTGCTATTCCGCTGTCGCTGTACGTGGGCTATCTGCTGGCGACGGGCCGAGATCGACTCCTGATGATCTCACGGGGCGTCGCGGTCGCGTGGCTCATCTATCTCCCGCTGTCGACGGTCCCGTTCCTGCGCGATCCGCTGATCGCGGTCGTCACCGATCAGACCGCGGTCGTCCTCTCGCTGATCGGCGCGGACTTCAGCGTCGTGGCGGGCAACAACTTCCCCGCCGATATCTCGCTGGCCGAACCGCCACAGTCGTACCACCAGTCTTTCTTCTTCCAGTTCCCCGAGCGAAACGGCGGCTACAACATCGTCTACACGATCAAGATGGCGTGCACCGGCGTCGGCAGCATGGCGATCTTCGGCGGGCTCATCGCCGCCGTCCGTGCCCCACTGAAACGGAAACTGAAGGCGCTGGCCGCAGCCGTCGGGATCATCTGGGTGCTCAACATCGCGCGCAACGTCTTCATCGCCTACACCTTCGGCTACCAGCGCCTCCAGGTCTTCCCCGACGCCGTGATGTCGGCGTTCGGCCTCCAGACACACCTGGAAGTCTCGTATATCGTCGCCGACCGGATTATCGCCCAGTTCCTCTCTGTGGCTGCCCTCGTGGGCATCACCTACATCGTCGTGATGCAGTTACCCGAAGTGCTCGCGATCGTCGAGGAGGGGCTGTACGTAATCACCCGCAAGGAGTACGACTTGCAGAAAGCGCTCGGGGTCGGCGTCCGGGCCGACGGCGGGGTCGAAGAGTAG
- a CDS encoding pyridoxamine 5'-phosphate oxidase family protein, translating to MDPQNAEDMDALDITDFLAAQETGVLSLADGNDAYAVPVSFYFQPDDQQLYFRLGFAPGSQKQKFLERTDLASFVVHGRADGRWKSVVASGRLEIVETEQRLDDPVLEAVQRLEIPYFRVFDRPTDEIEFGIYRLRAESLKGIVEGRG from the coding sequence ATGGATCCACAGAACGCCGAGGATATGGACGCGCTCGATATCACCGACTTTCTGGCCGCACAGGAGACGGGTGTGCTGTCACTCGCGGACGGAAACGACGCCTACGCCGTGCCGGTGTCGTTTTACTTCCAGCCCGACGACCAGCAGTTGTACTTTCGACTCGGGTTCGCGCCCGGGAGCCAGAAACAGAAGTTCCTCGAGCGGACCGACCTCGCTTCGTTCGTCGTCCACGGCAGAGCGGACGGGCGATGGAAGAGCGTCGTCGCGAGTGGTCGCCTCGAAATAGTCGAGACCGAACAACGACTCGACGACCCCGTCCTCGAAGCCGTCCAGCGACTCGAAATTCCGTACTTCAGAGTTTTCGACCGCCCGACAGACGAGATCGAGTTCGGCATCTATCGACTTCGAGCCGAGAGCCTGAAGGGGATCGTCGAAGGCAGGGGCTAA
- the dph5 gene encoding diphthine synthase — translation MLTFVGLGLYDESSITLQGREALQEADRVFAERYTSRLVGASFEDVEAAHDVEIELRSREGVEQHPEPILDAASEGDAVFCTAGDTMISTTHVDLRLRAHERGIDTRIVHGTTAAAAASSLTGLQNYRFGKATTLPFETSHGGEGVPGSVIETIEANRDRGLHTLVFLDIKVDDDREDYMTGSEAADLLASDWDDEALGVVVARAGSPDPVVAADTLDALAEMDFGEPLHMLVIPGELHYIERDALVELAGAPESVADSRLV, via the coding sequence ATGCTCACTTTCGTCGGTCTCGGGCTCTACGACGAGAGCTCGATCACGTTGCAGGGCCGGGAAGCCCTCCAAGAGGCTGATCGCGTCTTCGCCGAACGCTACACCAGTCGACTCGTCGGCGCGTCCTTCGAGGACGTCGAAGCCGCCCACGACGTCGAGATCGAACTCCGGTCGCGCGAGGGCGTCGAGCAACACCCCGAACCGATCCTCGACGCCGCGAGCGAGGGCGACGCCGTCTTCTGCACCGCCGGCGACACCATGATCTCGACGACCCACGTCGACCTTCGACTCCGGGCGCACGAACGGGGGATCGATACCCGGATCGTCCACGGGACGACCGCCGCCGCCGCGGCGAGTTCGCTCACGGGCCTGCAGAACTACCGCTTCGGCAAAGCGACGACGCTGCCCTTCGAAACCTCGCACGGCGGCGAGGGTGTTCCGGGGAGCGTGATCGAGACGATCGAGGCCAACCGCGACCGCGGCCTCCACACGCTCGTCTTTTTGGACATCAAGGTCGACGACGACCGCGAGGACTACATGACCGGTAGCGAGGCCGCCGACCTGCTCGCGAGTGACTGGGACGACGAGGCCCTGGGTGTGGTCGTCGCGCGTGCGGGGAGCCCGGATCCAGTTGTCGCGGCCGACACGCTCGACGCGCTCGCCGAGATGGACTTCGGCGAGCCGTTGCACATGCTCGTGATCCCCGGAGAACTACACTACATCGAGCGGGACGCACTGGTCGAACTGGCCGGCGCGCCCGAGTCCGTGGCGGATTCGCGACTCGTCTGA
- a CDS encoding FAD-binding and (Fe-S)-binding domain-containing protein: MSRHNTPQSSTDPASDPHADYDYRNDDTNRPEVVAALEPRIDGDVRFDTYTRELYATDASAYEQLPIGVVSPVSTADVATVVRYCADKEIPVLPRGGGTSLAGQAVNEAVVLDFKRHMDEFVSFDPDEETARAQPGITIARLNDRLSGHGLKFAPDPAWGDKSVLGGAIGNNTTGAHSLKYGKTDAYVEECEAVLADGTVTTFGWVDVADLHDRADRVAEMADPGLEDRVYAEVSRILREETDEIEARYPDLKRNVSGYNLDHLLENAREHDAVNLGRLLAGSEGTLAIVTEAEVSLEPIPDSKAVVLLTYDGVIPAMRDVAPILEHDPSAVEVMDDVMLDLARNTGEFADLVATLPEGTDSTLLVEFYADSMDEARRKIADLLADRLPGYEAAVEPSESHLETSADTHAIDALEAYDPDRQAKFWKMRKSGLPILLSRTGDDKHWPFVEDTAVPPEHLPEYVADLQDLFDSHDTFAAYYAHAGPGVLHIRPLLNLKAADGIETMEAISEAVTDRVIEYGGSVSGEHGDGRARTKYNRKLYGEDLWQTFRELKTAFDPDWLLNPGNVCGDHDPSQRLRYDAGYEFESDFDPVLNWDNDNGFQGMVELCHGCAGCTGHQDTTGGVMCPTYRAADEEITSTRGRANMLRQAMSGDLPADVFDEEFVSEVMDLCIGCKGCRNDCPSGVDMAKLKAEVGHEYHQREGLSLRDRLFANVETVLKLGSTFAPLSNWAMALPGSGWIAEKTVGIARDRTLPSFHRRTFRDRVDARDGPAVTEAAAERKALLLADPYTDYSHPDVGEAALDVLEAAGVHVQVSDDVTDSGRPAFSKSMLDHARETAEANVAALAPRVRDGWDVVAVEPSDAVMYQLDYLDLLSGTEVEAVAENVYGLCEYLDVHGLDDDIAFDAPPESIAYHGHCQQKATRKDHHAVGVLRRAGYEVDAIDSGCCGMAGSFGYEVEHRSMSAAIGSILFEQLDDSSATQPVAPGASCRSQLEDYEETQGEPPHPVEMLAAAL, translated from the coding sequence ATGTCAAGACATAACACGCCACAATCGAGCACCGATCCGGCGAGTGACCCACACGCCGACTACGACTACCGCAACGACGACACCAACCGGCCCGAGGTCGTCGCCGCGCTCGAACCACGAATCGACGGGGACGTCCGGTTCGACACCTACACACGGGAACTGTACGCGACCGACGCCAGCGCGTACGAGCAACTCCCGATCGGCGTCGTGTCCCCAGTTTCGACGGCCGACGTCGCGACAGTCGTGCGGTACTGTGCCGACAAGGAGATCCCAGTCTTGCCCCGCGGTGGCGGCACCAGCCTCGCGGGACAGGCCGTCAACGAGGCTGTCGTGCTGGATTTCAAGCGCCACATGGACGAGTTCGTCTCGTTCGACCCCGACGAGGAGACCGCGCGTGCCCAACCGGGGATCACCATCGCGCGTCTCAACGACCGCCTGTCGGGACACGGACTGAAGTTCGCACCGGATCCCGCCTGGGGCGACAAGTCCGTCCTCGGCGGTGCGATCGGGAACAACACCACGGGCGCACACTCGCTGAAATACGGCAAGACAGACGCCTACGTCGAGGAGTGTGAGGCCGTCCTCGCGGACGGAACGGTCACCACCTTCGGCTGGGTCGACGTCGCGGACCTCCACGACCGGGCCGACCGCGTCGCCGAGATGGCCGATCCCGGCCTGGAGGACCGCGTCTACGCGGAAGTCTCGCGGATCCTCCGCGAGGAGACCGACGAGATCGAGGCCCGCTATCCCGACCTCAAGCGCAACGTCTCGGGATACAACCTCGATCACCTCCTCGAGAACGCTCGCGAACACGACGCGGTCAACCTCGGACGGTTGCTGGCCGGCAGCGAGGGGACCCTGGCCATCGTCACGGAGGCCGAGGTCTCCCTGGAGCCCATTCCCGACTCGAAGGCCGTGGTCCTGCTGACCTACGACGGCGTCATCCCGGCGATGCGGGACGTCGCGCCGATCCTCGAACACGACCCCTCGGCGGTCGAGGTCATGGACGACGTCATGCTGGACCTGGCCCGGAACACCGGGGAGTTCGCCGACCTCGTGGCGACGCTCCCCGAGGGGACCGACTCGACGCTCCTGGTCGAGTTCTACGCCGACTCGATGGACGAGGCGCGCCGGAAGATCGCGGACCTGCTGGCCGACCGGCTCCCCGGCTACGAAGCCGCCGTCGAACCGAGCGAGAGCCACCTCGAAACGAGCGCGGACACCCACGCGATCGACGCCCTCGAAGCGTACGACCCCGACCGCCAGGCGAAGTTCTGGAAGATGCGCAAGTCCGGACTCCCGATCTTGCTCTCCCGGACCGGTGACGACAAACACTGGCCGTTCGTCGAGGACACGGCCGTCCCGCCCGAGCACCTCCCGGAGTACGTCGCCGACCTGCAGGACCTGTTCGACTCCCACGACACGTTCGCGGCCTACTACGCCCACGCGGGGCCCGGCGTCCTTCACATCCGGCCACTGCTGAACCTCAAAGCCGCCGACGGCATCGAGACGATGGAGGCCATCTCCGAGGCGGTGACCGACCGCGTGATCGAGTACGGCGGCTCGGTCTCGGGGGAACACGGCGACGGCCGCGCCCGCACGAAGTACAACCGGAAACTGTACGGCGAGGACCTCTGGCAGACCTTCCGGGAGCTGAAGACGGCCTTCGATCCCGACTGGCTGCTCAATCCCGGCAACGTCTGTGGCGACCACGACCCGAGCCAGCGGCTCCGGTACGACGCAGGCTACGAGTTCGAATCGGATTTCGACCCCGTGCTGAACTGGGACAACGACAACGGCTTCCAGGGCATGGTCGAACTGTGTCACGGCTGTGCCGGATGCACGGGCCATCAGGACACGACCGGCGGCGTGATGTGCCCGACCTACCGGGCCGCAGACGAGGAGATCACCAGCACGCGGGGGCGGGCGAACATGCTCCGACAGGCCATGAGCGGCGACCTCCCCGCGGACGTCTTCGACGAGGAGTTCGTCTCGGAAGTGATGGACCTCTGTATCGGCTGCAAGGGCTGTCGCAACGACTGTCCCAGCGGCGTCGACATGGCCAAACTCAAAGCGGAGGTCGGCCACGAGTACCACCAGCGCGAGGGTCTCTCCCTACGCGACCGCCTGTTCGCCAACGTCGAGACCGTCCTCAAACTCGGCAGTACCTTCGCGCCGCTGTCGAACTGGGCGATGGCCCTCCCCGGATCGGGCTGGATCGCCGAGAAGACCGTCGGTATCGCCCGCGACCGGACGCTCCCGTCGTTCCACCGCCGGACCTTCCGTGACCGGGTCGACGCCCGCGACGGACCGGCAGTCACCGAGGCGGCTGCCGAACGGAAGGCGTTGCTGCTGGCCGACCCCTACACCGACTACAGCCACCCCGACGTCGGCGAGGCTGCGCTGGACGTCCTCGAAGCCGCCGGCGTCCACGTCCAGGTCTCCGACGACGTCACCGACAGCGGGCGCCCGGCCTTCTCGAAGAGTATGCTCGATCACGCCCGCGAGACCGCCGAGGCAAACGTCGCAGCGCTGGCTCCGCGAGTACGCGACGGCTGGGACGTCGTGGCTGTCGAGCCCAGCGACGCCGTGATGTACCAGCTCGACTACCTGGATCTGTTGTCGGGTACGGAGGTCGAAGCCGTCGCCGAGAACGTCTACGGGCTCTGTGAGTACCTCGACGTTCACGGCCTCGACGACGACATCGCGTTCGACGCGCCCCCAGAATCGATCGCCTATCACGGCCACTGCCAGCAGAAAGCGACCCGGAAGGACCACCACGCCGTCGGCGTCCTCCGGCGGGCGGGCTACGAGGTCGACGCCATCGACTCGGGATGCTGTGGGATGGCCGGGAGTTTCGGCTACGAGGTCGAACACCGCTCGATGAGCGCGGCCATCGGCTCGATCCTCTTCGAGCAACTGGACGACTCTTCGGCGACCCAACCGGTCGCGCCGGGAGCGTCCTGCCGGTCGCAACTCGAAGACTACGAGGAGACGCAGGGCGAACCCCCACATCCGGTCGAGATGCTCGCCGCCGCGCTGTAG
- the thrS gene encoding threonine--tRNA ligase, producing the protein MSKSEQERSVSIELPDGSQLDFDGPVTVEDVAYEIGPGLGEDCRAGRVDGDLVPPEYEITEDARLEIVTPGSDDYIHLIRHSAAHVFAQALQRVYPEAELAIGPWTDDGFYYDISGVDIDEDDFPDIKAEMESIIDADYDIERVLRDREEAAEIYADNEYKQDILETEAAGEDPISFYVQDNWQDLCKGPHVQSTGQIGAIELLQIASAHWRGEEDNEMLTRVYGTAFESESDLEEFLEQRRKAEERDHRKIGQELNLFSIDGTTGPGLPLYHPNGKTVLNELSDYVANLNRDADYREVETPHVFRTELWKKSGHYENYRDDMFLLDVNDEEYGLKPMNCPGHATIFDQQQWSYRDLPVRYFEDGKVYRKEQRGELSGLSRTWAFTIDDGHLFVRPDQIEDEVEAIMDIILDILGTFNLDYNVQFATRPEKSVGSDEIWERAENQLEAVLEDADVDYDVEPGDGAFYGPKIDFAFEDALGRSWDGPTVQLDFNMPERFDLSYVGEDNEEHRPVMIHRALYGSYERFFMVLMEHYNGKFPPWLAPEQVRILPISDDQIPYAKQIQNRYLGDYRVEIEDRSWTVKRKIREAHEDRVPYMLILGSNEEEDGTISVRDRKEQEVKDVDPEAFAEHLDTEVDQRRTDVTFVQTYGN; encoded by the coding sequence ATGTCTAAATCAGAACAAGAGCGATCCGTGTCGATAGAACTGCCAGACGGCTCCCAACTCGACTTCGACGGTCCCGTCACCGTCGAGGACGTCGCCTACGAGATCGGCCCCGGTCTCGGCGAGGACTGCCGGGCCGGTCGCGTCGACGGCGACCTCGTTCCCCCGGAGTACGAGATCACCGAGGACGCCCGTCTCGAGATCGTCACGCCCGGCAGCGACGACTACATCCACCTGATCCGCCACTCTGCAGCCCACGTCTTCGCCCAGGCCCTCCAGCGCGTCTATCCCGAGGCCGAACTCGCCATCGGCCCCTGGACGGACGACGGTTTCTACTACGACATCTCCGGGGTAGACATCGACGAGGACGATTTCCCGGACATCAAGGCGGAGATGGAGTCGATCATCGATGCAGACTACGACATCGAGCGCGTCCTCCGGGACCGCGAGGAGGCCGCGGAGATCTACGCGGACAACGAGTACAAACAGGATATCCTGGAGACCGAGGCTGCCGGCGAGGACCCCATCTCCTTCTACGTTCAAGACAACTGGCAGGACCTCTGTAAGGGCCCGCACGTCCAGTCGACGGGACAGATCGGCGCGATCGAGCTCTTGCAGATCGCCTCGGCGCACTGGCGCGGCGAGGAGGACAACGAAATGCTCACGCGGGTGTACGGGACGGCCTTCGAGAGCGAGAGCGACCTCGAGGAGTTCCTCGAACAGCGGCGCAAGGCCGAGGAACGCGACCACCGCAAGATCGGCCAGGAACTGAACCTCTTCTCGATCGACGGGACGACGGGACCGGGCCTCCCGCTCTATCATCCCAACGGCAAGACGGTCCTGAACGAACTCTCCGACTACGTCGCGAACCTCAACCGTGACGCGGACTATCGCGAGGTCGAGACGCCCCACGTCTTCCGCACCGAGCTGTGGAAGAAGTCGGGCCACTACGAGAACTACCGCGACGACATGTTCCTGCTGGACGTCAACGACGAGGAGTACGGCCTCAAGCCGATGAACTGCCCCGGCCACGCGACCATCTTCGACCAGCAGCAGTGGTCCTACCGCGATTTGCCTGTGCGCTATTTCGAGGACGGCAAAGTGTATCGCAAGGAACAGCGAGGGGAACTCTCCGGGCTCTCGCGAACGTGGGCGTTCACCATCGACGACGGCCACCTGTTCGTCCGCCCCGATCAGATCGAGGACGAGGTCGAGGCGATCATGGACATCATCCTCGACATCCTCGGGACGTTCAACCTCGACTACAACGTCCAGTTCGCCACCCGGCCCGAGAAATCAGTCGGGAGCGACGAGATCTGGGAGCGCGCCGAGAACCAGCTCGAAGCGGTGCTCGAAGACGCCGACGTCGACTACGACGTCGAGCCCGGCGACGGGGCCTTCTACGGCCCGAAGATCGACTTCGCCTTCGAGGACGCGCTGGGCCGTTCCTGGGACGGCCCGACCGTCCAACTCGACTTCAACATGCCCGAGCGCTTCGATCTCTCCTACGTGGGCGAAGACAACGAGGAACACCGCCCGGTGATGATCCACCGAGCGCTGTACGGCAGCTACGAGCGGTTCTTCATGGTGTTGATGGAGCACTACAACGGCAAGTTCCCGCCGTGGCTCGCCCCAGAGCAGGTGCGGATCCTGCCGATCAGCGACGACCAGATCCCCTACGCCAAGCAGATCCAGAACCGGTATCTTGGCGACTACCGCGTCGAGATCGAGGACCGCTCGTGGACGGTCAAGCGCAAGATCCGGGAAGCCCACGAGGACCGCGTCCCGTACATGCTGATCCTCGGCTCCAACGAGGAGGAAGACGGGACGATCTCCGTGCGCGACCGCAAGGAGCAGGAAGTCAAAGACGTCGATCCCGAGGCTTTCGCTGAACACCTCGACACCGAGGTCGACCAGCGCCGGACGGACGTCACCTTCGTCCAGACCTACGGGAACTGA